CTCCCTATGTCCCAAAGCATACAACGAACatgacacagaaatggtttaaagacaacatggtgaatgttctggagtggccgaatCAAAGTCCAGAACTCAATCCAATGGAGAATTTAGACTTGAAAGGGGTTGTTCAGgccaatccctgtgcaacatgacagaaatctgttttcacttttacatcaaatggggtttttgtattttttgttgttgtcaaaATAACCCATCTATACTGACcatgaatgatttttaaaatcaattaaaggttaaaacagccaagggggtgaatactttttataggcactgtagttAAAGTTCTACATAattgtttgccttttttccacTCCAGCCTCAAAACCTCATTAAGAGTTGTAAGTTACACGATTTAACCAGTAACTTTACCATAAAAATCTTAATGGGTTAATTTCTGCTTGATCGTATGAAAagcatattttttaattctagGTGAAgacctcatttttttttaacactagtTAAATCAGCCAGTCCACAAGCGATCATCTACAAATCCTATCACAGAATTGGCTAAATGCAAAAAGATAACATTAAACCCAATATACAGAACACCTATACACCATTGTAGTTATTGAGCTTTTAATGGTGGTAGCTTTCACTCAGTGATATGGAAAAACCTGTGCCCCCTCTGTTCAAATAGAGTGTTGATATTATATTATCCTGATAGTCATTAATACAACAAAAGCAACATCTCCATTCCAGGTCACCTCTCATGACTATGCTTTCACATATTTAATCATAACAGCTGCCGAAGTATAATTGTCAACCCATTTCAGAgttttaaattgtaatttttttcatctaattGAGACAATGACCCATCTACAATAAATGCCATTATTTTGCATCAGGTTGGTGTCGATgtctttgttcattttaacaTACTGATTTCAGTAGTTTTGATACCAATCATTAACaccatacacacaaaaaaacatactgCTGCTGGAGCTGGTCAACAtggcagacacagaaacagaaaaaggcaGGGTGAGCCGGTGGCCAGAGTACGTGTGAGAAAGTGTTTGTGGAGGGGAGAGAGCACATTACAATGCACTGTGTTCAGTTTTTCCTCAAAAGCTACAGAGTTAAAAGGCTCTCCTGTAATACCAAACAACCTCTGTCTTGGAGGTGCAGTTAATACCTGAGAGGCAGCAGGAAGCCATAGCGGATCAGTAGGCCAAGCCCCCATAGGATGGTCAGCCTCAGGCTGATGTAGTGGAAGTTGTTGTTGCTGCGAGTCAGCAGATTCCAGGACTCCAGCTCCTCAGCAGAAAACCTCTTGGTCACCTCATCGTCCATGATACTCTCCACTCCTCTCCGAGCAAAATAGAAGATGTCGGACATCTCAAACTCAGAGGCTGAGTCAAGGTCTCTGTTGCTGCCGCTCCGCCGGATCTCCTTGATCTCCTCCTCCAGCGAGGTGGGCTCCTTGGCAATGATGGCTGCAGCAGTCCAGAGAGAGGATGTCAGTGACactgacctttaaaacaaataCTCCTGAGCATTCAAATATGCAGACACAGCTTACCATTAGAGTAAGGTTTGTACAGGGGATGATTCTTTTCTTTTGCTCCTCTCTCGATCCGTAGAGTGGCCCACTACAAAACAGAACATCGTTTCTAGTTTACATCATCAACCATTTACAAAGAGGTAATTGATGTTGCCAAATTTATTATACTTCTTGTTACCACATGCTTAAGACGATGCAATATCCATTTATTTGGATAAAAAATACCTGAAAgtaaaagttttgaaaaaaaaaaaaaaaaaaaaaaatatgtacagcCAAATTATTAACCCGAAGCAGCCATgagtggagagaaaaagagacagcaaAGAGGTAGGTGGTAAAGTAGAGAAACAGAACACTTTCCTGTAGTTTCACTGCTGTAGAAAATGTAGCGCTCCAACAGCCCCTACTCAACCAACTCTTCACACAGATTAGCAAATACGTACTATGAagttcttttattatttttttggtaCAAGTACAAGAAGTAAATCATTTAGCCTTTCATTACCAACAGTATGTTATGTTTTGGCCTGTGTTCAGTGACTTCAAAAATTCTGGTCTCATGTCAACTCTAGATGTACTGACATTAAACAGTCACTAAAAGGGAGTCTGAAAAATACCATCATGGAACATGAAGAAAGTGAGCCAAGATATCAGCAAGTAGCAGCCAGCTGCCACTATTAGCAGCCCATTGTAAAGTCTGACTTCTAAATTTATACATTCAAGAGTCTCAGttgtaaaataaacagcaaGCTCCTCACTATTATCAGACTTAAAAGTGCTTATTTCTGAGGTTTTCTACCAGTAGTATGTCTATTCTGGGTGTGGTGTTCAGGTATAATGTTGAGTATAGGATTTCAGCAAAGCAAAGGAAACAAGACTGAATTTTCAGAGAATGAGGTCATCCCAGACCAATATTATTCCAATTTATCTGTGACCAAAGCCTGGTTCTGAGCCACAAGCACTCTCCTGCACACTTCTCCCTCTTTAGTATGTAAACTTTGTTTGCACTCTGCATGCTGAGACAAAAACCAGCAGGCAGGGCCCAGTGAGTGCAGGAAGAGGACAAAGTGTTCTAGACAGAAAAGAAGCAGGAAAGATCAGGAGATCTGACTTGCCAACAGTTTCAGACTGCATTCATAGCCCAGCGTGAGATAACTCCAAGGTCTGTTCGCATCAATCAATGTTTGGGAATGCACTGACAGCATGCAAAAAAACACTGGAGTTAGCCCTGGGGCGCCTGCACAAAACTTTGAAGAATGTTAATTGAACCAGTGAAGGTGCTGAATCCTGCCTTTGGCtgcaaaagtcaaaatgaaagaCACCCATATGATTTCCATCCATCAACATTTGTGACACCCCctacttaacatttttttgcGAACTAAATCCAAGTTATCCATGccatttttacagaaacataCAATACAAAAAAGCTCAAATTAAATATAAACATTTGAAAAGCTTTCTGTAAAGCAGGATAGATTTCAGTATATATGAgaatatataaaacattccatgtTTTGGTTGGGCTACGTAAATCATCTTTAGTAAATTAGTAGGGGGATGCAATTCTGCCCTATCTGGCATCCATTGTGCCCTTTATATATAAAGCTACATTTATATTGTGCCATGACAAGGTAAGTTATAAAGCGAGTCACAGTATTCGAATGCAGCTCTAGCGGAAAATACAGATTTCATGTTGCTCCTTCGAATGAAGCTGGTCCATCAAGCTTGCCGTTGCTGCCCAGGGctgaatattttgtatttacttatcACCTGAAAATGGTGTTACATTTATTGtattacagccaaaatatcttCAACTATAGTGCAAATTAGAAGAAAAATGCTAACTCTCTTGTccacaaatctgcaaaaaacaaaaccctaaaAAACCCTTCAAGTCTCATTTTAAACAGATGCAGCCTGAAAATGTCTGTTGCATTCATAGTTATGCCAATATATTTGATTCAAAACAATCTAAACAGTAAacacctggaaaaaaaaactctccatACAGTCTGCTCTGCTGCATCTGTCCTGACCTTTTTGATAAATCTAATAGTTTCAACTGAAATTATAAGCCGAGAACATCTCTCATATCTCCCACAGGTTCATTTATTTCTGGCTCAAGATTTGCTCTCAGAGGATCCTGCTGTAAAGTGATGACAGCTTCACTAGTGATGATACAGCAGGAGAGAAACTGGATAACTGCAGCTACATTCTAACAGGAGGTGAGAAACAAATCATGAATATGGACAATTTAGCTAAAGCAAGACTAATTTgatattaatgcattaatgctatCATTGGCGATTCAATGCTGGAAGCAGCCTCCCCGGCTGCTGAGCCTGAAACCCTGTCACAGTTAACAGTAACTGACAAAGTATGTACCACTGTTTTCTCCTGTTACATAACCACAGAGAAATGGCTCTGTGTCTGAGATGTTAATCTGTATCAGCCAGTGAACACAACCAACGCTGGCTGGACATCGCAAGCACGAAACCTGCACCTGATCAAAGGCATCTCTGAGGACTGCATCAGCAAAATTCTACAATAATATACAAATTACAgctaaaaaacattaaattcaagTGTTTTGTAAAGCCACCTCTTCACTAAAAGGGTGGGAGAAAACACAGTCAGAGCAAGAACATGCTGTCCTCGAATAATAGAGGCAGAAACTTTAACAAAGTACAGTTTGATTACTAACAGGATTTTTGGCAGGAGCTGAAGACActaattattaatttatttgacTACAAATTGCGCAAGGGCAGCAACTCATCTTCACAAACACTTGCATGTGGCGTGGTAAAGTTTTTTCCACTGCTGtctcagctttagctaaaattTAGGTCTGAGTTATGAGTTTGAACCTCGTGTAAGTTGTATGCTACTGGATCAACAAAGTCCTTGGCTTACCTCAAAGATCTTTAACAAAGTTTTCATGTAAATACGCCGGATGCCAAAGGACACCCCAAAGATGGCAGGCACGATGATGAAGACCAGCAGCAGGGTGAACCACACAGTGAAGGAGATTCCCAGAAGGATACATAGCAAGTTATCAAAAGGATTGAAGAAGAGCTCCATCATGAAGTCAGGAGGGCAACTAAATCTATTAAACAGCTATAATCTGATGGCAGAGGAGGTacagtcctccacctcctggcCCCAAGTGGCCCTTGTCTTTTGTCAGAAAAAGGTCTTCATCAAGATAACTATAATATGAAGCTTCTCCTCGCACTTAAAGAATCAATAAAATGACTAGTGTCCATCTTGGTTTTGCCCACTTGGGCAATATGAATGAATTTCATTATTGTCGCCTTGATGAGTGTCTGAATTCCGACTGAATCCTACTCCAGGAAGAGTAAGTTTATGTCTCCTGAGCAGCTGTGATGATATAATGGCAGATCCTTGCTGCAGATGTCCTTTTCTGTTTGAGCACAGCCTCCCGCCGGTGAAAGAGAagtaaacaatgaaacaaaaacagagtggGCACAGCAGGTGGTTCCCTTGTCTGATAGAAGATCCGGGGGTTTTCAGCTCCGTGTGACACAGACCTGCAAAGATGAACAAACAAGCGGTCAGTCTCAAGAACATGTCCTCTAAGACCTGGGTACATATCGTGTAATTTAATAATGCAAGACAGGAAACGCGTGTCGCTGTCGCCTCTATGTATTGTAAACACCAGTGGATGCCAGTCACAGGCTCGTCTGTAATAAGAATGGTCAGAATCTTGATAAAAGGTTGATTCGTTTCCTCGTATTGACTTTTTGGTGCACGGCAGGATGAGTTTGAATCGCTTCTGTTATCAGCTACTAAGCAGAGATAACGTGGGAGGCCCTTCGCCCTCATCCCTCTCTGATGATGCAGCAGGACGGCTAACGAGCAGCTCCATCCCGCATACAGCCAGGACTCTGAGCTAGCTAGCCTCATCATTACCGTAACAGTTAACGGACAGCAGTTTGTAGGACAATGGACGGTTCCTTGGAGCATAATTAAGAGCAGGGTCAGAGATAGTAACGGGTCGTGAGAAACAAGACGCTTGTACACACACGGACGGTTAAAAGTCTAAACTTAGCTTGTGGCCTCCAAGCTAACGGTTGTGCTAAATTTTGTCTCCTCGCGTGCTCCGCCTCGCTCAGCTAGCTCGCGCTCAGCCCTTGAGTGTGCTGTCCGGGTGTGCATGAAATGCTGAgacaaccttttttcctcacaAGCCCTAAACTAGAAACACGAGCCTTCTAAATACACGTTTCTCTCCTGTCAAACACATATTTAGTTCAAAAAGATCTCACCAACCTTCAGTCACGTTGAGTCCAGAGCCGGTACTGTAAGGTTTCACTGCTCTATCACTTGTGTCTTTGTCTTGCGGACTGTAGCCAAACTCCACCCGGCGGACAACATGGGCAGACAACGGGCCGCCCGTTGGCTGGCTACGTATCTAAAACGACCAGCCCCCATCGGCAGTACTACCGAAGGACGCAATCAGATCCACGTTGACACCTGGTGGCCAAACGGAAATGCTGCgcagaaaatgtttaaatgtgtagCTTGACCGCTGGAGGCGCTGTTGAGCATTGTATTAATGTGCGACTGTGTACAAAAAATTCTACATAAACTGCCTCTACTGAGAGTGATAAGTAAATATAAATCATAACCCCCCGGGGACAAAgaaagttgttgtatttttgtatcTTCAACAGTTACATAAATGCCAAGCACCACATAAGAGCCTGTCTAGGATCACGTATAGAAAGATGAGGGCAGTATTTTGAGGTCTACATGTGTTTTTCCTaccaattaaaataataatattaaaaaaaaaattatatatacaTGGCCTTTGGATGTATattttaaaagacacaaaacaacaaatatctaAATCAttatacatatttaaaaaatctttcttGATTATCTATGTAGAAATGCCCAGGAAAAGTCAAATgacttcaatttttttttttttttaacttttcaaagtTATCTCGATTTCACATGATTTTAGATAGCCTCACTGGTGAGAGCCCCCTCTTTGTCAGgaaatttacaaaaatcaataacaaaatagatttaattaaaaaaaatataggaTTCTATCATGATTATCTGGTCTGATTCCATGTGGCAGCCatttgtaaaattattttgtttgctgtgaaaaaaaaaaaaatgcattttacatTTCTTCCCCGTGTCTAACACCAGTGACTCCAATGTATGGATACAAAAATGCAAtgaattcagaaagtattcagagccccatcatttttcttatgttgcagcctggcGCTACAGTCGTTTACattcattttgtcattaatctacacccagtactccatcatgactaactgaaaacagaactttataaatttttccaaatttgttaaaaattgaaactgaaatatcacattgacatatgTATTCAGACACTTTGCAAAACCACTTagaatttagctcaggttcctcccatttctcttgatcatgGCTAtaatgtttctacaccttgaatGGAGTCCACTTGTGGTAAACTAAATGAATTTGACATAAtttgaaaggcacacacctctctgcaaaatgcatgaaagcctgcttggtgTTTGCAAAATCTACTACAGGATGACTTCAaaaaaggtgtagaaacatttcagcaatgATGAAGAGAAATTGGAGGAACCCTAGTTCAAATTCAAGTGTTGTTCAAGTGTGGGTCTGGATACTTATGTCAAtgatatatttcagtttttttattttagtaaatttgcaaaaaaattctacaattctgttttcacttactTGTGATCAGGTActgagtgcatttttttttacggagaaaatgaaagataattgtcttttttacatacaaaaataaggaaataaaattcaatctGTTCCTACAAAGCCACAAGAAGTAAAACAGATTAGAATAACAAAAGATTTTTATTCACACATATACATTCATCTACAGCTTTTTCAAGTAATTTCAAATATagagaaaaaagaacagaaatctGGCACATCATCCACCCTTCAAACCTTAATAGGTCAgttacacagaaaaataaattcctGTTTGTTTATAGTGTATTTTAATCCAGCCACTCTGAAAACAAAATCCCCAAAACAATGGCTTCAGATCTGCATTTCATGTATGGCTCCAGAGGGAAAGTCCACAGCAATGGTAATTATCACAACCCACCACAAGTGCATCCACTTATCATCTCTACAAGCATCAAGCACTGCTCTCCAGCAGAGCCTCAAAGTCCGGGGAGCAAACCATTTTGTGTTTGACATTCCCCAATACAGTCAAATCACCTGTTCTTCCTTCTGTGCCAATAGAGACCAACTCCTGTGAAAGtataaatgaggagaaaaacatgtcagaaattaTAAGAATTGTGATTCTATGGTAAGATACAGAGAAATATACTATTATCAAACCTGCAGGAAAGAGCATGATGTTCCTAGAGACACATCGAGTGTCACTTGTCCCAGGATGAGCTGTACACGGCCAGACTTGCGCACCAGCATTTTTCCTATGAGGCCCTCCCGTAGGTCTTTCAGACTGCAGCAGCTCTCTTCTGCTTCCTCCTCCTGGTGTAAATAAAAATGCCAGTTATAGACATTAACTcatcataataataatttattatttaCTATCATTAAAGGGATAGTTCTGATTTTATGAAAGTGAGGTTGCAAGAGGTTCTTGGCAATAGAATGTCTATTATGTATAGTAGATGACCAGGAATCCAGCTGCAATATGTACACAGAAGGGAAAAGGCAGATCATGACCCTTCGAGCATGAAAGCCAGACCACATACGACCAAACTTGGCCACCCAAAAAGAGGTGGGACTAGCAAACATACCTGAAGCCGTCAAACTAGCAGCATCAGGAAATTAGTCTGCTAGTCTGCTTTCATATTAGTAAATTCTGTGCCTTACAGTCAGGCAGGGCTtttcttcatgtcttttttttttttaactcaaagaACCCTggtctacaaatcaaactcatCCCTTTAACATGTAGATCAACACTTTTTTCTACCTGAGTTTCTGTTTTCAAAAGCACAGACTGTCCATCCTCAGACTGCACCTCTGTTTTCACAGGCCTGTGCTCTTTGGTGGGGGGCTGACCGGGCAGCGAGTCCGGCAGCTGCATGAAGAACAGCTCCTCCCCTTTGCTCAGACTCCACCTGTGCAGTAGGTCAGGCAGGACTTCAGGCTCAGGGAGAGGTGGAGGTCTGAACGCGGCCTCTGACTTCTTTATATCAACCTCCATTGGCTCCTTCTTCACTGAGGAGAGAAAGACAAATGTTGGAAACATCTGGGTATTTCCAAACCTTCTATTTTTAACTACAATACTGACACTGGACAACAAAGTACAAGGACTAAAAATTACCTTCAACAGCAGCTTCCATGGGTTCACCATCCTCGTCCATCTTCTCTATTTTAACAGCGGGCGTACTAAACTCCTCCTTGAATCCCCAGCCTGACACAGCGAGGGGGAGCTGGACGGGGCAGCTGCTCTGCTCGCTCCTCAGGAAGGGATCGTCTATAAACTGGAGAAAGCCACAGGGACGGACAGTTTGACAATGGAAATTTAAACTATTAAAAGTATCTgtcaaaatcattcatttttattgatttttagcCACTGCTATGATTAAAAGCAGTTACACTGCTGTTGCGAAGATCTATATCTGGCAAGCATACATACAACTTGTCTTAAACTCTGCTGTTTGAAGGATGCATAGCAGTGTGGGTGCTCATATATTTTAAgttattcacattttattacTGATATGAAAGTTTTCGAACTCCGAGGAACTGTTAATGCACTAAATTTAGCCAACAACTGGAAGATGTGGTTgctcagtaaaaataaaactgtttatgTACTGTGTCAGTCTTTCAGAGTTCATGCATTGTTGTTATATTGCATGactttgtctttatatttcacTGCTTGTCTGTGTGAACATGCTATGATTAAAAATTGTGATTGCTTATTAAGTTTGTACGCCATTAGCCGTTCTCTGCTACCAATAATGACTTTACATGAAATAGCTCATTTTCTACAATTTTGGATTGCCAGGCAGGTAATAAAAAACCATTATGATTTAATTTGGACTGTTTTataacaggttaaaaaaagatCCTGATAGAAGTTCAATAAAAAATACTAACAACTAAAACAGCCTTACGTTGTCTCGTTCCAGACTTCGCAGAATCTCTTTGGTCTCCTCCTCagtctctctcttctcctttttgatatttatgatgGGTGAGGGTCCCATGCTTGGGGCTTCTCTCTCGTCATCATATCCACCTGTGAGGGATGCACAAGACTCACTTTTACAAAAGAATAACATTCATATTTACATGTGTGactaaaacaaagaacagcagggagCAGTGCATAGGGAGTAGTTACCAGCTAAGGTCTTACCtctcttcttcatcatcatctctgCAGGCCCCTGTTCAAAAATAGAGTGGGACTGGATCATCTCTCCGCGACCTCGGCCCCTGCCTCTTTCTCTGGGGCCTCGACCTCGACCCTcatctttcctctctctcctctgactgGTTTCAACCTTTGGGCTGAATGGCACACACAGTTATAGGTTGATattcagaaaaacacatttctgtgGTGTATTTACATTCTGGTAACATCGACTATGGACCTACTCTTCTTTGACTTTTCGGCCGATGATGTTGGGTGTGAACGTTTTCtagagcagaaaaacaaagcaagtaAAGTAAGAAAACAGTTtcaaaaattgggcaaaattaATTCCTGAGATTTAGGGGTGCATTGTAGCATTTCTTGGACTAGAATTAAATTACCTTCTTTACCCCTCCCAGGGTGAGGTCTCTGGACCTCATAGCGGGGAGGCGGCCAGGAGTCATGGCTCCACCTGGTCGCCGACCCATCAGCAGTCCCGCATTACTTCCTCCAGGGGTCGGCACACGTTGACCAGCAGGGTCACTTGAACCTGAATCTGCCATCCTAGACTGAGGACATATAAACAAATGATTTCAGACCATGTTCATACGTTACTGGTTAATAGCATTATAATGACACAGccaaacagacacaaaataaacactcaAAATCACcatgaaatactttttttaaaactttcaacTGAGGTGGTTTTGGATTTCGGTGATACAAAGTCTTTTGCAGTCTTTGTACCAAAcgtatgtttttctttaacaaagTTGTGAACTCAAAGTTTCCAGTAACATTTGACTTACTGTTTAGAAATACTATAAGAGAGGGGGATTCATAACGTATCATCTggtgcagtggttcccaacccgGGTGGGGGGGCTGTCTGCGCTGACGTCAAAATAAGAtgtgcatatattttttaaaaatccttggAAAAATAATGCATGGAAGTGTATAAGGGTCatcataaaagataaaaagaataaaatatcttacacttttcaggaaaaaaacacaactttttagattataaagttgtatatttacagGAAACCAAACTCAGAAAATTACTGAcattataaactcaaaaatctcaagtttttCAGACATAATTTTAATTTCGATTGTAAAGTCAAAAGTTTACTAGAAACCAAGCTGAAAACACCGTGTGGATAACCTCAGTTTACATAAATGTCTCTTCTAATTTCAGATGATAGTAATAATCTATTCTGGGCTTGGACCACAAATATTTCCTTACTGATCAGGTAACGTGAGAGGTATCACTTAACTATGTTCTCAACTACAGGACGAGGGAAAAAGCTTAATATGGTAGGATTTTCTTCCACGCTATCTgctattttaaactttattatttaaaaattctacattttggttcacataaatgtacaacttttaaagtgaaaaaaatcagagtttttCTCTCATGAATCCATCACTTTATAAAATagaagttttcattttttcaaataaaaagatgCTTTTTTTAGTGGCTTAATATACCACAATAATAAGAAATCATTTCTACAGATATTTTAGCAAGAACCTATTAAACAAGTAGGCCTAccatgttgggattttgtccaTAAAAAATAGCAGTTTGAGTTTTCAGATTGGGTCCTCTGTGGTTTACTTTTTCTTAGATATGACTAAAGGGGACCCTGAGGAAAAATGGCTGGGAGCCACTGATCTAGTGAAAACAGTAAACTTGActccatttaaagaaaactttgaaTCAGCTATTTGagtttgacattagaaactttTGACATTATTATACTCTGTATAAATGaagttaatttttaaatatcataCATCTTTAACTCTGACAGCTTTAGGCTTATTTTAAAGCATACCAAGAACTAAAAAGTCCCTGTGCTGTGTTAAATTTCCTTCAGTGTTACATTCAACTAAAATCATCGTGAGCATTTGTTTATACTGTTCTCTAAGAGGCAGATTGCTGGATTGCCAGTGATTGCTGTATGAACTAGTGCTCCTATGCTaacatcaaaatattttttggttttctgttgttttctaaGTATACGAAATAAGAAATAAGTCTACGTTTGTCTAAAAAGACAAAGGTATAGTAAATTTTAAACGAAGTTATTTGcgcagtatttttaaaaatgcacatctGAATGAAGCTCACTGTGCTTCAAACATCAAATCAACAAAGCAGATAACAAGGAGATAAGCTTAAAAGTCTacctcttttaaaaacaattactTCCTCGAAGTAAAAAACAATACCCTTCTTCAAGAACAGATAACTCACcttatttaatttattattgtttaatctatcatttatttttttaaattattgtcattattatattttctatttttgtataGGCCTCTGTTGTTCCATGACAGCAAAGCTTTCGTGACATTAGCAACCggcaaacattttaaaataacaaccCAAAAGTATTAATTTATCCTTTATCCGTACGGTGGCTCCTGatatttaataaatttgcatCTAAATCGTTCAGCAACACGTGGCTAAATCAAAACATGAGTACAAGTATATAACACATGAAAAACGTAAAACCCGTCCGCAATAATTTCAGAAATCCTGAGCTCCTACGGATACTCACTTTAAAGATCCCTCGGATGCCCTGTTTAAAGATCAACCCCAAACCTGAACAAGAAAAGTCATTGCAAGTTGTTTAATGAGACTACCGTCTCTAATATTGCATGACGCAAGTCGCCATGACACTTTCCATGTACAGAACTTCTTCCTGAGGTTAATAGGCGGTTAGCTGACAACGACATGGGGAATTTCCGCCACCTACTGGTGTGGAGTAGGGATCAGAATATCTACGAATACCTCTTttactaaataataataataataataataataataataataataacactttCTCAGTTTTGTtatattgcagcctgatgctacagtctattaaatacaatgtttttatataaatataatttcTTTGACACAAGTACTCACACCCTttgcaaaaaacacttgaaatttagctcaagtgccttccatttctctggatttttgctgagatgtttctacaccttgattggagtccacctgtggtaaaacaAACTGATTACACATGATTCAGaaaggctcacacctctctatagaagacctcacagctgacaatgcatatcagatcaaaaaccaagccatgaggccAAAGGAACTGCTTGCAGAGCTCAGAAACAGGATTGTTACAAAGCACAGATCTCAGGAAggcttccaaaaaaaaaaaaaaaaaatctgcagcacAGAAGGTTCCtgagagcacagtggcctccatgtttctcaaatggaagaagctTGGCAAAAGCAGGAGCTGatcgcccagccaaactgagcaatggGGGGAGAAAGGCCTTAGTacgagaggtgaccaagaacctgatcaTCCCTttaactgagctccagagatcctgtgtggacatgggacaaagttccaggacAACCATCAGTGCAGCCCTCCTCTGACTTGGGCTTTATAGCAGAGTGTCCAGATGGGAGCCTCTGcttagtgcaaaacacatgaaagcctgcttggagttggAAAAGCACCCAAACTGGAACAAGATTCTGTGGTCTCATGAAACCAAGTaagaactgtttggcctcaaccCTAAACATTAAGTCTGGAGGAAACCTGGTACCACTCATGCACAATAACATCTCAACagtagtggtggcagcatcatgctgtgggggtgcttttcagtggcagggactgggagaccgGTCAGGGTACACATCCAAGACACTACAGGAGACAACTATGTAAATGTCCTAGtggc
The Cheilinus undulatus linkage group 5, ASM1832078v1, whole genome shotgun sequence DNA segment above includes these coding regions:
- the polr3d gene encoding DNA-directed RNA polymerase III subunit RPC4, encoding MADSGSSDPAGQRVPTPGGSNAGLLMGRRPGGAMTPGRLPAMRSRDLTLGGVKKKTFTPNIIGRKVKEDPKVETSQRRERKDEGRGRGPRERGRGRGRGEMIQSHSIFEQGPAEMMMKKRGGYDDEREAPSMGPSPIINIKKEKRETEEETKEILRSLERDNFIDDPFLRSEQSSCPVQLPLAVSGWGFKEEFSTPAVKIEKMDEDGEPMEAAVEVKKEPMEVDIKKSEAAFRPPPLPEPEVLPDLLHRWSLSKGEELFFMQLPDSLPGQPPTKEHRPVKTEVQSEDGQSVLLKTETQEEEAEESCCSLKDLREGLIGKMLVRKSGRVQLILGQVTLDVSLGTSCSFLQELVSIGTEGRTGDLTVLGNVKHKMVCSPDFEALLESSA